In Globicephala melas chromosome 20, mGloMel1.2, whole genome shotgun sequence, the genomic window ACAGGATGAAAGACCTGCTGCGTAGGGTCCAGGGACCctggagtcagggagccagaGTGCTGGGGGTTGGGCCTGCCCAGAGGGAGGGAGTAGACTCCGGGGTCCCCGCTGTGAGGGAGCCTGAGGACGGCCTGGGGCCATTTCTGCCCAACAGGAGACCTGGAGGTGGGCCTGGACTCCCTGGACACAGCTGAGGACAGTGTCAAGAAGCGCATCGTGGTGGCCGCCAGGGACAACTGGGCCAATTACTTCTCCCGCATCTTCCCCGTCTCGGTCAGTGAGGCTGGGGATGGTAGCGCCCAGGGCTGGAGGCCAGCTTGGCCTTCCGCAGCAGGATTAGAgctgggggtgggctgggccCCAGTGGAACCAACGAAGAATAGCACTGGCCTGAGCAGCCCCAGGGTGTCTTGGCCGGTGGCGGGGAGCCCGGAGCCTGTCCGTGAGCCAACCACCTTCCGGGCAGGGCGAGGGTGGCAGCGACGTGCAGCTGCTGGCCGTGTCCCACCGGGGGCTGAGACTGCTCAAGGTGACCCAAGGCCCCAGCTTCCACCCCGACCAGCTGAAGACTCTCCGCTCGTACAGGTGAGCCTGGGCTGGGGTGTGGCGTGGGCCGGCGAGACGGCCCCCAGCTCACGCCCCACCCTCTGCACAGCTTTGCTGAGGTACTGGGCGTGGAGTGCCTGGCTGGCTCCACCCTGGAGCTGTCCCTGAAGAGTGAACGGCTGCTGCTGCACACAGTCCGGGCGGGAGCCGTCAAGGCCATGGTTGAGCTGCTCCTGAGCGAGCTCAGGAAGGCAAGTGCGGGCTGGCAGGGCGCCGGGCGGGGGGCCTCCAGCACCGCTGCGTCGTACCCCGTGATGTCAGCCAAGCTCCTTCaagctgcctggggtggggctggaactTGGGGGCGCTTGGTGGAGAGTGACGCCAACGGGGGAGCAGGTGGGATGGGCAGGACGGAGTCATAAGCAGGCTGGCCGCTCACCCGCCCGCCTGCAGGACTCCGGCTACGTCATTGCCCTGCGAAGCTACCTCACTGACGACCACAGCCTCCTCAGCTTCCAACGGGGGGACCTCATCAAGCTGTTGCCGGTGGCCGCTCTGGAGCCAGGTATCCCCGGGGCAAGCAGGGCGGCTGGCACCCGGCGGGCgggcagagggcccaggaggTGAGGCACCGTCCTTGGATGCTTCCCGCAGGCTGGCAGTTTGGCTCCACCGGGGGCCGATCCGGACTCTTTCCTGCTGACGTAGTGCAGCCGGCTGCTGCTCCGGACTTTTCCTTCTCGATGGAGCAGAGGAATGGCCGGCACAAGAGTCAGCTGCGGCACGGAGAGTGGGATAAGGCGTCGGAGGTGAGGAAGACGGGAGACGCCGAGGCAAGGCCTAACTAGGAGTCGAGGAAAGAAAGGGCTCGACTGCCCCAGAGCAGCGGAGGGCCACCCCACGCCTGGTGGGCAGCGCTTGGTCTGATGCCGCCTCTCTGCCCGCTCCCGATGTCTTGTCCTGTCTCCCCAGCAGGGCTGGGCGGTCTGCCTCTCGTGTGGCCCTCGTGGTAGCTAGTTCAGCGCCACCtggaaggtgctcaataaacagctcTTGACTGTCCCGGCTTCTGGTGGTGTGCTCACTGCAGCTACTCTGCCTGCTTCtcttgggctgggctggggcgggggctTGGGCAGGGCCGCTGGACAGGCCAGGGGACACTCAGGTGGCGCTAGGTCTCCTGTGCTCCTAagttccccacccacccctggagCCAGGCACACAGTGACAACTTGGCCACCAGCCCGTCCCCGTCTGTGGCCTGCGTCACCCTGCCCACGGACTCCGACTACACCATGCAGGAATTTGCCCTGCGCTACTTCCGGAAGCCCCAGACTCTGTGAGTGCCCTGGGCCCGCCCCATGCCTGCCCATCCTCAGTGTCCCTGAAGTGGGACACTCCCTGCTCAGAGTCACCGGGCCAGGGCTCTTAGCACCCTCCCTACCCagcctgggatgggggtgggagggctgaGCAAGCGGGGCTGTCCTCCCCTCCGCCCCCTCAGGCTGGGCCAGACAAGTGAAGATGCCAAGAGGAAGGCCATGGCCAGCCTGGTGCAGTACAGCAAGGTAAGGGGGACGGTGGGGAGGAGCCGGGACAGCAGACCTGGCCCCCCGCCCCCATGGCCCCAGACCCACAGGCAGCCTCTTTGGCCGCAGGCTCCCATCCAGGCATCACTCATCAGCATCAGTGACGAGGACGTGAACAGGCGGGCCGTGGGAAGCTTCCAGGGTAAGTAGCCACGGTGTCCTGGGTCGCCATGTCTGCAGTGCCCGGGACCCAGGCACCTGGTCGCCTTCTGTCCTTGAGTTCACCGACTCGGGGAAGCTCACCGGTGTCTCCTATACCACGTGGCCCTCACCCACTTCTACTCATGCCCAGGGGGTGTGGGTTGTGTGGAGTCTGGGCTGGAAGGCAGCGGTATGTCTGGCTTGCTGTGCGCTTGGTGTAGCCCTGGGTGGCCACAGGGTCTCTCTGAACTCTGTCTCCTCGTCGGTACAGCTGAGACTGCTGCTCCGCCTGGCTCACACGCATTCTGAGAGCAAGGCATGAGATGGCCCTGCACAGCGACAGCACGAGCCAGGgccaggcccccagcccagctCACCGTGCTCTTCATCCTGCCCGCAGCTCTGATGCAGTTTATGGGGGACCAGTCCAAGCCCCGGGGCAAGAACGACCTGGATCTCCTCTACGGGCTGCTGAAGGTAGGAAAGTGAGCCGGAAGCTGTGGGGAGTCAATGAGCCCTGAGGGCCCCTTCCTGTCCTCCTGCCTGGGCCTCCATGGGACCCCGTGTCCCCTGGTCACTATACATTCAAAGAATCCAAAATTAGTTATCGAGCACCTAcgtgctgggggcagggcagtgcACCAAGCAGGCCAAGTCCCTGCAGAGCTTACAGCCTGGTTAGAGGAGACACTCAGTAAACCCTGAGGCAACGTGTCCAGTGCAAAGAGTGCTGTGCAGAGTGATAAAGCAGGGGAGGGGCTGCTTCAGTGCAGAAGGCTTGGTGACAAGGTGACCCTGGAGCAGACCTGAAGGCGGCCAGCGAGTGAGGCACGTATGCATGGGGGCAGGGCATGGGGGCACGCACacaggcagaggcgggggtgAGCCTCGGCCCCAGCAagtccagtgtggctggagcccagTGAGCAAGGGGGAGAGTGGAGGCGAGGACCAGGAGGGACAGAGGGTCCGGGTCACAGGAGGCCTTGTGGTCCACTGTCAGGACTTGGATTTTTCGAGATCTGGGAAAACACTGGAGGGTTTTGAGGAGAGACGTGGCTTACATCTCGTGGGGTCGCTCTGGCGGCTGTCTGCGATTCTGGGAGTTTAAGCGCAAGGAGAGGGTTCCTGCCACAATCCCAGGTGAGACGTGGCTGGCCCAGgcccagaggcagcagcagaGGGGAGAAGAAGGACCCCAAGCAGCAGGGTTTGCTGTGAAGTGCACGTGGGGTGTGAGAGCGAGGGGCCGAGGGGGACACGGGGGCCTAGGCCAGAGCAATGCTGGTCGCCACAGGAAGCCTGAGTGAGGATGGGGCCAGCCTGGTGGAGGAATCTGTTGGGGATGCATGAAGTCTGAAGTCCCAGTCTTCCAAGTGGAAGGTCTGGGCTTCATGGGAGAAGTCTGGGCTGGAGGCAGGCACTGGGAGTCATCAGCAGACAGAGGCCCAAGGGCACTGCAGCCCTTAGGAGTCAAGGAGATGAGAGGGTCAGCAGAGATGACTAAGACAGAGGGACCAGAGAAAGAGGACAGGGCCGAGCACGGCCTGGAAGCAGGTAAAGACGGCGACTTAGTTGAGTGGCCAGTTGTGCAGATGCTATTAAGCCGAGTGAAACCGAGGCCGAGAGATGACGGTGGCCTGTCACCTCTGTCACCCTGTCACCTCTGTCACCCTGACTTGGCCCCCAGCCCACGCCACTGGCAGGACTTCTCCGACTTCAGATCCCACGCCATCCCTCACTCCACTGCACTGCACTGCAGCTCTGCCCCCGACCCGCTGCCCcctgcccttcctctccccacagctGTGCCAGGAGGAGAACCTCAGGGATGAGATTTACTGCCAGGCCATCAAGCAGATCACAGGACACCCCCGGCCGTGAGAGTGGGGGACGGGCGGGGGTCGGTGGCGGGCCTCTCAGGGGCAGCCCAAAGTGCTGCTGCCCGGCCGGCCCAAAGCCCAGGCTCTCTGCCCTGCAGGAGACTCTGCGCTCGAGGGTGGACTTTCCTCAGCCTCCTCACAGGCTACTTTCCCCCATCAACCTCGCTGATGCCCTACGTGACCAAGTTTCTGCAGCATTCAGCCCTGAGCCAAGGTGCCGGGGGGAGGGGCTTCCAGGCTGGGGTCTCGGCTGCTTGGAGAGGGGTTTGGGGATGCTCATGACCCCAGCCTGGCTCCTCTCTGCAGAGCTGGCCCGGCGCTGCCAGGGGCACCTCCAGCACACAGTCAAGTACGGGGGGCGCCGGCAGCTGCCCTCCCCAGGCGAAATGCAGGCTTTCCTGGTACGGGGGGTGCAGGCGGCTGGGTGTTCTGGGGCTCCCTCTGGGTGGGGGGGCCGGGGCCTCTGCCCACTGGGGGGCTGACCCCGTACCTACTTTGGCAGAAAGGACAAGTAGTCCACCTGCTCCTAATTCACCTGCCCGGGGGTGTGGAGTACAAGACCAACACCCACACTTTCACGGTGAGCACAGGGacacagaggaggggctggggagaccCAGGGAAGCCATGGGCATCAGTTCTGGGGACATCCCTCCCCTGCtgcagcctccttccctccccagcacCCCCGTCACGGCCCTGTCCGCATGTCCAGGTGGCAGCAGAAGTACTGGAGGAGATGTGTGGGCAGATGGGCATCACGGACCCCCATGAAGTGCAGGAATTTGCCCTCTTCCTCATCAAAGGGGAAGGTAGGCCACCTGGCCTGGGGAGGAAGCGTGGCCCGGCTGGACTCAGGGACGTGGCCTTGCCTGCCAAGTCTGCTCTTCTGGCCACGGGGGAGGCAGCTCCCACACTGGGGCTGGCAGGGTTGTGGGCGGGGCTGGCCCCGGGCGGCAGGGCAGGCTGTGGACCCAGGCTCCCCGCGCAGGCCAGCTGGTGCGGCCCCTGTGGCCCCGGGAGTACCTCAACAGCGAGGTGGTGGGTCTGGACGTGAGCCTGCACAGCCGGCGGCTCGGCTGGGAGACCCCGCTGCACTTCGATAATCCCACCTACGTCAGCACCCACTACGGCCAGGTCAGCCCCACTCGGCCCCGCGCTGCCGCGCCGCTGGTAGTTGGAACCTCGGCTGCAGCTTGAGGGAGAGTCCCtccctgggtgggggagggcttgAGGCCCAGGAGCCACCCACTAGGTGGGGCTTTGGGGCACAGCTGCCCCCTCACTGCTCCCCCCTCAGGTGCTGCGGGACTACCTGCAGGGGAAGCTGCTAGTCAGCGCCCAGGAAGATGCCCGACTTGCCAGGCTGGCTGCCTTGCAGCACCTCAGCAGGAACCACGAGGAGCCCCCCTCAGAGTGAGTGTGAACACAGCCCTCACGCCTCCTGTCACCCCACCACCCCTACCCCCTCCTCCAAGGTCAAGGCCACTTGTACCCTTTGTGGCCCTAACCAAATGGGGGCTGGGTAcacctgcccacccccccacGCTCCTCAAGGGCAGAACCCACGCCTCATTCATGTGTCTGGATCCCCGGTCTCACCCACGGTAGCCACTGGTTCATCTACTTAGCACCTGCTGTATGCCCAGCTTTGACTGACGAGGCTGTGTCCTAGGCAAGACCTACTGGCTTACTTGCCAAAGCGGCTGCAATGTCAGATGAACGTGGCCGCTGTGAAGAGCCTGATGGGCCAGGAGCTGCGGCAGTTGCAAGGATGCAGCTCTCAGGAAGCGCAGATCAGCTTCATAGGTGGGTCTGGGGCTAGGAGGCAGCTGGGGCAGAGGCGGGAGCCCCagcaaggaaggggagagggtggaggggctgaggaagctctccacctgccctgccctctcctctgtCCTGGGGGCAAAGTCCGGCAGGTCCCAGGGCCCCAGGGGTCAGAACTCCTGCTCTACCCCTCCATCCGCAGAGGCCGTGAGTGAGCTGCCCCTCTTTGGCTACACTGTCTACATGGTGCTGAGAGTGAGCAAGccggccctgcccagccctggcctgCTGGGGCTGAACCGCCAGCACCTCATCCTCATGGACCCCAGCTCTCAGGTGGGCCAGGCTCCTGGGCCACTTGTCTCCCACCACCTCCACCGACCCCTCCCCCAGAGGAACCAAGCTCCGCTCTCTCTCCccgtcccccctccccgcccccaggacCTGTGCTGCTCCATCGCCCTGAGGGACCTGCAGCAGCTCCGCGTGCTGAGCCCACTGGGGCCTGAGGACTCCCCTGGCCTGGAACTCAACTATGGCTCGGCTGACAACCCCCAGACCATCTGGTTTGAGCTGCCGCAGGTGGGTGGCCTCTGCGCCCTGAGAAGGTGGCAAGCGCCTCACCCAGGCCTGGTGTGCCCGGGAGCCTGGGCCCAGGCCTCTGCCCACTGCTCCGGcgtggtggggctgggggcagaggcagggggctggCTGGGGAGCCCTGGCCTCACATGCCTGTGCCCGCGCAGGCCCAGGAGCTGAAGCACACCATCACCTTCCTGCTGGACCGCAACTCTCCTTCCACTTAGTGGCCGGGCTTCACCCaagaggagtgggggaggggcagagacgaGGACAGGAAGCCTCTCTGGCCAAGTCTCACCCGGACAGTCTCCTTTGGGTGCTGTCAGGCCAGTCTGGCCTGGACTTCACCGCTTGGTTCTGGAACCTGCTGCAGCACAGCCCAGCTGGCCCACGGGGAGGGGCTGCTATAGTGACTTCAACTGGGAAAGAGTCATGAGACTCCCTCGGGGGTGGGCCTGGGCCTGAGCCTGGGGTGGGCGCTGCAGGAACTTGGCTTGGGCGTCCGATGTTGCCCAGTCTGGGGGAGATGCCCACCTGGGCCCTGGCCCGACACGAGTATGAGCCCAGCCCCGGGAGCAGCAGCTGCTGAGGAAATAAAACTCCTGAGAGAACAGggctgtgtgcgtgtgcacgAGAACCAACAGGACTTTATTCCCCTGGTAACTGTCGAAGCTCCGCCTGGCCTTCCCGGCCAGGGGCTGAGAGGGAGCAGGGCCTGGCTGCTGCCCGTCTTCCCATGAGCTCTGCACCTGGGTCGGGCTGGAGGCTGGCATCGCGAGGGAAGACGGTGGTGGGGGCGGACCTGGGGCCAGCCCGGGCTCTTTCTGAGTAGGCCCCAAGGCCTCGGACTGGTGGGCCTCGCCCCCCgctgaaaacatgctaagtacACGAGGTGGAGggaccttccttccttctgttcctcTGGCAGCAGCCACACCACCTGTCACTTTCTGATCTGTGGATCTGGCCCAGAAAACCCAGCCACGAGGGccggggaggcagggaggctagGAGAAAGAGGACCTCAGGCTTCGCGAGCAAAGAGAAAAGTGGGCTGACCTCTGACCTTGATTTGGGAGGTGTCCAGGCCCATTTCCAAAGCAAGGCATGGCTGGAAGGGTGAAGAGCCTGAGAGCAGACGATGTCCCAGCAGCAGCAGGCCGCCCACCTTCCCCGTTACTGAGCGAGGCCCGGGCTGGGCCGCGGTGGAGTCCGGGGAGGACACCGGCCCCATCGGGCAGCTCTCGGTCATCTCTGCAGGCCACACAGGCCGTGCCAGTCAGCTTCACTCTCGCACCGGGCTCGGCCGTGGAAAAACTGCTTGATGACGTTCTGGGCCTCTTCCTTCACTGGATTCGGGATGGGGGAGCGTGAGAGCCAGTCTCCCCACTACAGGGCCCCCACAAGCACCTCCCGGCCGGTGACGCAGGCACTCACCGCTCCTTCCCGGAGACGGATTCTGGGTCAGCGAGTGTGAGAGGTGGCGGGCGAAGGCTTTAAACAGCTCCTGGGGACAGAGAGTGGAGAGGAGCAGAGTGCGCAGAACCTCACCCTGCTCTGAGCGACCCACAGCTGCGACCCAAGAGCGAGGCAGACCCAGGGAGCGGGAGCGGGCCTCTGGACTGGCCTGCTTCCGCCCTGCTTTTCACTGGGGCTCACGCTCCCTACCCACCCACGCACTGCACCCAAGTGCCCCAGGCTCAGGGGAGaacagagcccatgcacctaccCTACCTTGGACGCAAACTTGCCCTCCTTGTAGAAGGGGGTCAGACACTTGACCACGATGTTCGCAGCCTCCTTCAGCGAGATGCCAGGAGCCAAGAGCTGGCAGGAGCCTTGAGGCTTCACGCTGCCCCGATCGCTGGCTGAGACGCTGCACTTGGTCTCAGCTAAGATGGGGACCTTGGCTGAGGGGCATGGCCTCTTCTGAGCCTGGCTCTCTGGGTTCTCCTGGGCAGGGCCACAGTGGAGGGTCACTCTTGGGCTCCCTGTTActggcccctcccctcctggaagACTGGGCCTCAGTACCTCCTGGCTCCCTCTAGCCCAGCCCATCTGCCCTGTGATGTGGAAAGAAGACATGATTTTCCCAAACCCCTACCCAGAGCAGATACCAGCCTGGTAGACAGGTATCTTCCCCCCTCTCAGTACCTGCTGGGGTCTGGGCCGcttgcctctctgtgcctcctttgTGGGGGTGGGCTGGCCTTCTGGGGGCCTCTGGTCTCTGAGCAGCAGGCAGGCACTGGCCGGAAGGGAGAGCAGGCGTCAGAGCTCCAGATGCCAGCCGCGCCCTCAGCCCAGGTGGCCCAGTGAAGCCCATCGTGGGAACAGGCCCCGAGCTTCAGAGGCCCAGTTAGCAGAGGGGATTCTAGAGGATTCCAGGACTGCCCGTGACCTCACCTTGGCCCCTCCTCGGAGCACTCCTCGGTCTGGGGGTGGGCAGCCAAATGTCCCATGGCTCCATCCTCCTCCCCTGTGCACTTCTCTGGGGCCGTCAGGGGTCCCCGCGCCCCGTCACGGGAAGGGCTGGCACCTTCTGCCCCTGGGGCTGAAGTGAGCGGAGGAGAGCTCTCGGTCCTTTGGTAGAAGAAGCGGGCAATGTTCTGGGAGTCCTTGAGGGCCGCTGCGGCCAGGAGTTGCTGCTTCTTGCCGACCCGGGCCTTGGCAGTAGGACTGCCCGGAGAAGGGCCTTTTGCCTTCTTCTCGGGGGAGGGCGCCCCACAATGAGCACCGCTCCCGGGGGCCTCTGCtctgggcccagggaggggctCAGCGCGGTCCTCATCCTGGCGGCCACGGGGCTGGCCGGGCGGCTCCTGCTCGCCTCCTTGCACCAGCCGGGGGTCTTGCTCTTTGAGCCGCGTCTTCTCCATCAGCTGAGGGGCCGTCTGGAATGTGCAGGAGCCTTTCGGGAAACCAGCTCCCACCCGCTTGGGTTTGAGCTGTGAGGAGGAGAGAGGCTTCTGACCCCAGGTGCCTCCAGGGCACTCTCTAGAGGGCCCAGGGATGGCTGCGTGGGTGGGGCTCCTGGGAGTGGGGGCGGGAAAAGCTGGGCGGGACAAGGCTTGGGGGTCGGGCTGGCGAGACAGGCGCTGTGGGGGGCTGCAGAGGCGTAGCTGGCAGAGTACGGAAGCGCAAAGGCCTGCCCTGGGGCGCCCTAGGGCCAGGGCTGTGATGCCAGGAGAGCAAGGACTATGCCCTCGCTGAGGGCAAGGGGCCGTGGCGCCTTTCCTGGACCCAGGTTTGGGGGGGACACCAGGACGCCGCTCACCGAGTACACCTGGGAGGCTGGCCGGATGTCATACTCGGTGGGCTCTGGGGGCTCGGCCTGGGCGCTGCAGCTCCTGGCACCACCTCCCACATCGTAGAGCTGCCCATCCTTGGAGGCTTTGTGGATCTCAGCCACCTGGGGCAGGGACAGGTGGGAACGCCATGGTCGGCACCCCTAGCTCCCAagagcccccagcccaggcttCCCACGAGTGGGTTCCGCGGCACCTGGGCACTAGACAAGTTCTAGTCCACACGGGGTTGGCTAGAAATACTTCCAGCCGGGAAAGGAGGGAAGTCGGGCTCCCCCGGGAATAAGCGCGCCCTGTGTGGCAGGCTGCCTCTCCCACCCAGAGCCCGGAGCACGCCCCACCCACCCCGCCCGGTGCCCACCTTCTTCAGCACGCTGGCCTTGTACAGGTTGGCCACCTTGGCATTTCGGAATGTCTCGTGTTCCAGGTCCACTGCCTTGGCCTGGAGGTCAGATCTGAGGGTAGGAATGAGGTTAAGGTGTCAGGTAGACCTGAGGCCCCCTCCCTGTTAGATCCCCCCTGGGGACCCTGGAGATGGCTTCAGGAACGGCCTGGCAGGAACGGCCTTGGGCACAGGGATTCCGACCTGGACTGTCTGCGCCCCCTGTGGTTTACTGTCCCTCAGCAGCTCCTGGCAGCCCCTCGCTTGTGGCCAAGCCTGCCCcctggtgaggctgtggagacTCACACCCCCTGGGAGTAAGATGAGTCCCAATTTGGGGAGGGGTGCCCAAATAAGCCACGGGGGCTGGGGTTCCTGTGGCCTCCAAAGGAACAGGAGCCCGGGGACCGCTCCTCGGCCCTGACGACACTCACCCATCAGTGGAACCTGCGGCCTGGCGGTTGCTGCTCAGAGCCTCCTCCAGGAGCCCCAGGCAGTGCTCACGGGCCTGCACAGGGGAGGGAAGTTGGTCAAACAGTCTCAGGTTGTGGGGGGATCCTGGGGGGGCAGGTGTGACGAGCTGCCCACCTCTTACCTTCACAGTGAGTCTGGGGATCTTCCTACTAGAAGCCTCTCTCAGGGGACAGTCTGCATCTGGGGGGAGCAGAGGCAAGTCCTGCCACTCTACTTTCTGCTCTCTGGCATCCCCAACCCCCCAGCGAGGCATCCTCCACCATACCCTGAGACCAGCCCAGGGGGCATCTTTGTACTGACCTGGGGGTACGAATTCTTCTATCTTGGGTTCTTTGCCCTGGAAGATGACATGAGGGCCCGTAAGGCATCCTGCCCTGCAGCAAGACAGCTCCCAGTCCAGCCCCAGGGAAGGGGCTGAGAGGGTGTGAGCAGGGGGCCACCTGGACCCCACTGAGCCCCCATCCCCTTCACCTTGCGCAGGCGCATCTGCTTCTGGTAGAAGAGATTCCATTCCCGCTTGTGGGCCTCGTCTCTGCCCTCATCCCCACTGCCTTCAGAGCCTTCGTTGTACCTAGAAGACAGGCTGGGCATGAGCAGTCCTGGGTCTGGGCTCTGCCCTCCTGTCACGTGTCTGCTGGGACAGTGATGTCTCTGAGGCCCTGGCAGCTCATGGGCAACACCGAAGTCCTGGCCCCAGTGTGGCCCTCAGGGCTGGGGGGTGGACTACGGCACTGTGTCGCCTCTGGTCTGGCCTTAGCATCAGGGAGAGAATGCCAGACTATTTCCAGTGGGTTGGGGGCCCCTGGCCTCATGGCCTCTCACCTGCTAAAGCCCCCATAACCCCTGCGGCCTCCCTCATACAGCTCAGGGTCAAAGCCGTTCCCCTGGGAGAGCCCAATGGAGGTCTTGCTCCAGCTGCAGCTTTGCTCCAAAGCGTCCAGCTGCTTCCGCACAGCTGCAGGGTTCTGGCAGTGGTCACAGCCTTTGGTGCAGGCGGGGGGCGCATCCCCGAAGTACTTAGCAATGGCAGCGTGGCGGCACCTGGAGCAGGCAGCATAACACAGGCAAGGGGTGAGGGACGCACGCTGGCCAGCGTTCGTTCACCCGATCCCGAAACTCTGGTTGAGCACAGCTACATGTCTGGCACTGTGGTAGGCATCTCATGCGAGCCTCACAAGGCATCGCTGgggtgcccattttacagatgagggcagTGAGCTGAGAGCTTTCTCAAAGTCATGGAACACACGTATCCAGAGGAGCCAGGGCACGGACCCCATTCTGTCCTGCTTCTCTATGGAGTACTCCTCCGGGCCCCAGCCCCCTCTCCATCCTTCGGCAGTGGGGCACCCTGGAAGGAGCA contains:
- the RECQL5 gene encoding ATP-dependent DNA helicase Q5 isoform X1 — protein: MSTNSSSPFDPERRVRSTLKKVFGFDSFKTPLQERATMAVVKGDKDVFVCMPTGAGKSLCYQLPALLAKGITIVISPLIALIQDQVDHLLALKVQVSTLNSKLSAQQKKELLCDLEQEKPWTKLLYITPEMAASASFQPALNSLASRHLLSYLVVDEAHCVSQWGHDFRPDYLRLGALRPRLAHAPCVALTATATPQVREDVFAALQLKQPVATFKTPCFRANLFYDVQFKELLPDPYGNLRDFCLKALGQKADKGLSGCGIVYCRTREACEQLAIELSYRGVNAKAYHAGLKAPERTLVQNEWMEEKVPVIVATISFGMGVDKANVRFVAHWNIAKSMAGYYQESGRAGRDGKPSWCRLYYSRNDRDQVSFLIRKEVAKLQEKRGNKASDKAAVLAFDALVAFCEESGCRHAAIAKYFGDAPPACTKGCDHCQNPAAVRKQLDALEQSCSWSKTSIGLSQGNGFDPELYEGGRRGYGGFSRYNEGSEGSGDEGRDEAHKREWNLFYQKQMRLRKGKEPKIEEFVPPDADCPLREASSRKIPRLTVKAREHCLGLLEEALSSNRQAAGSTDGSDLQAKAVDLEHETFRNAKVANLYKASVLKKVAEIHKASKDGQLYDVGGGARSCSAQAEPPEPTEYDIRPASQVYSLKPKRVGAGFPKGSCTFQTAPQLMEKTRLKEQDPRLVQGGEQEPPGQPRGRQDEDRAEPLPGPRAEAPGSGAHCGAPSPEKKAKGPSPGSPTAKARVGKKQQLLAAAALKDSQNIARFFYQRTESSPPLTSAPGAEGASPSRDGARGPLTAPEKCTGEEDGAMGHLAAHPQTEECSEEGPSACLLLRDQRPPEGQPTPTKEAQRGKRPRPQQENPESQAQKRPCPSAKVPILAETKCSVSASDRGSVKPQGSCQLLAPGISLKEAANIVVKCLTPFYKEGKFASKELFKAFARHLSHSLTQNPSPGRSVKEEAQNVIKQFFHGRARCESEADWHGLCGLQR